The sequence below is a genomic window from Borrelia sp. A-FGy1.
AATCTAATAATCTACTTCCCAAACAAAAGGAAGTACTAGAGTCAATTAAGAAAGGTGATATAAGCAAAATTATATTAAATGGTGGGATTGCTAGTGGTAAGACATTTCTTGCATGTTATCTTTTTATCAAAAATTTATTAAAACACAGAGATTCTTACACAAAAAATGTAAATAATTTTATTATGGGCAATTCACAAAACTCAATAGAAGTTAATATCTTAGGAGAGATAGAAAATATATGTGATATACTTGGCATTTCTTATGAAAAGAAAAAACAAAACACTTCTTTTATTTTAATAGATTCACTTAGAGTTAACCTTTATGGTGGTGATAAGACTAGCGATTTTAAACGTCTTAGGGGATGTAACAGTGCATTAATGTTTGTCAATGAAGCTACAACTCTTAGTCAAGAAGTTATTCAAGAAGCTTTAAAAAGACTAAGGATAGGCAAAAGAATTGCTATCTTTGATACAAATCCTGACTTCCCTACACATTTCTTTAAGACTGATTATATTGATAAAACAAGCATTTATAAGACATATAATTTTACTACCTATGATAATAATAAAATAGCAAGCGATTTCATTCGTGAACAAGAAATTACATATGAACATCTACCTACATACAAAGCTAGAGTGCTACTAGGCAAATGGGTTGCAAGTCATGAGTCCATTTTTCACCAAATAGAATTTACTTCTGATTATAAATTTAGTGCTCCTGTGTGTTACATTGACCCTGCTTTTACTATTGGGGGCGATAATACTGCTATTTGCATACTAGAGAAATATAAAAATAAGCTTTATACATACATTTATCAAGATAAACGCCCTGTTTACGATGAAGATATCCTTTATAGGATTAAGACAATTATTGAAGGGTTTAATGTAAAAATTCTTTTTGTAGAAGATAGAGATAGCGTTAAGGGTATGGGAAGACTAACACAAACTTTACTAAATCTACGTAGTCAATGCGACTCTTTTTTTAGAATCGATCCTGTTAAACCTATTTCAAATAAATTTAATCGTATCTGTTCTTTAATCCCCATATTTAACAGCAAATTACTAGAATTCCCTAAAGATATTGATAAATCTGTTATTAATGATATTTATGCTTACAAAGGTGATGGTAAAACTTGTGACGATGCCCTTGACGCATTAGCTAATGCCTATCTGCTTCTTATAAGTAGTAATAAAGAAAAGCAAATTCACTTTACTAGAATTAAATATTATTAAGTCTTGCTTTACAGACTAAAAATAAAGATAAAATACGCTCTAGGCATGTTTTATCTTTATAAAAACTAATTTCTTCTATCTATACTATGTTGTTATTAGCAACTTAGCAACACTTAAAAAATTAATCCTCACAATTTGTGGGCATTCTTTTCTTGCCTTCCGTAAAATAAGTAACATATCTCCTATCTTTAGTAAATCTCCCAGCCATCCCATGCTCATTAAACTGCTCTTTCTGCTTCTCAAGTTCTCTTTCTCTAAAACACTTAATACCTTCTGCATATTTATCTTTTACCTGCAAATAAAGGGCAACATATTTGTTAATATCATCATCCCAATCATCTTTCCTATTAGGAAGTAAAGGAAAGTGTTTTAGTATCAAATATAAATCCTCAACTTCAAGATAATCATAATAAGATTTATTTATTCTGTACTGTTCTGCAAGTTCATATAAATCATTGCTACTAAAATTAAAATTTTTATCATTAACTTTCTCTTTAATATGAGCTTTAATTTGTGTCTTAATCTGCTCTATTCTTCTCCTATTAATATCATCTTCTCCTGCATTATCATGATTATCATTATCAATACTTGATAAAAATTTCATATTATTACAACCATAAGAATTATGATTACACTTATAAGTTTCTTGTTTATAAGTATAGCAATCAATGTCTTTTGCATTATCTTTACCATCTAATGTTTCTCTATACTCAGTAAAACCTCTAACAACTCTTGAGCAAGGATATCCCTTTTCTTCTAATAAGCCAAACAAACCTAACTTAGTCTCATTAATGTGGACATTAACTGAATCTAACCTCTCTTGCGATAAAAGATAATCATATTCGTTACTCTTGTTATTCCCTGTTCTAACTGAAGGATGAATCCCTATGATATTAAGCCTGTCTAGTATGTTAGTATACCGGTTTGTAGTAAATGTGAAAAGAATATCTCCTGATTGGTACATACCAGAGTCATCAATAAATGGAAATTGGTCATGTATCAGGCTTTGTAATATCTTAGCCTTCTCTTTTTTCTCACGAACAACAGTATCCATTATTTGTTGTGCATCCTTTTCTAGGGTGTCAATCTGAATAAGTAAATCTTCTAACACATAAGCTTCCTCCTCACTTATAACAACCTGTTTTCTAGGAAAGTAGGAAAGCAATGCTTTTTTATAACAATAACTAGAATTTACCAGTTTCTTGTATAACTTAGTCTGTCTACTCTCTAATTCTTCTTTCAAAGAGTCCATATATTCATCCTCATTCTTATTTGCAATAATATTACTTACTATTTCCTTGTAAAGCGAGAATTCATTTAAAAATTCATAAGCTATATTAAACATATAATCAATGAATGCCTGATTTCGTTTTACAACACATCGTTTATTACCATCACTCATAGTAAAGTACAAATTACATGTATTAACCCCTGTGTTTTCAAT
It includes:
- a CDS encoding PBSX family phage terminase large subunit, whose translation is MNSKLEKLLYLFPYKTASKYKRIFKYIPASSARLNIDFDSFESNNLLPKQKEVLESIKKGDISKIILNGGIASGKTFLACYLFIKNLLKHRDSYTKNVNNFIMGNSQNSIEVNILGEIENICDILGISYEKKKQNTSFILIDSLRVNLYGGDKTSDFKRLRGCNSALMFVNEATTLSQEVIQEALKRLRIGKRIAIFDTNPDFPTHFFKTDYIDKTSIYKTYNFTTYDNNKIASDFIREQEITYEHLPTYKARVLLGKWVASHESIFHQIEFTSDYKFSAPVCYIDPAFTIGGDNTAICILEKYKNKLYTYIYQDKRPVYDEDILYRIKTIIEGFNVKILFVEDRDSVKGMGRLTQTLLNLRSQCDSFFRIDPVKPISNKFNRICSLIPIFNSKLLEFPKDIDKSVINDIYAYKGDGKTCDDALDALANAYLLLISSNKEKQIHFTRIKYY